One Glycine max cultivar Williams 82 chromosome 1, Glycine_max_v4.0, whole genome shotgun sequence genomic window, tataaactttCTCAGATAAGTTTCAAATCTCTGTCAAAgtaaataaacatatataaaatattacctCTTTGACAGTCTGTAAATTCACACTTTATGAAGTGTCCTACATGTTCTTTatgaatacatattttttttctacaacctACAGTTAATCAATAGTTAACTGTGCAACCTAATCAAATTTGACTAGACCCTTAGCTACAATCTATATACAGTTGATCAATAGTTAACATTGCAGTCTTATCAAATTTGATTAAACCATTAGCCAAAGTGTAGAGAAAGTTAGTGGTGAAGaagttaaaaaagataaaagatacaAACAGCAACAAAAGTTTTGAAACCACCAAAGGCCAAACATCAACACAGCCCTTGTTCTACCGTCCCATtctcattcaaaattcaaaacaattaaaaactgttCATACCAGTAAAGGTATCTTATGACAGACGGTGCATGAGCCAGAAGTCAACAGTGTCCTTTGACATTAAATATTCCTTGACAGTAACAATGAAATAtgcaatcaatattttttagttttgggTAATGGAAATCTCCAATCATTAGTTGCTAATTGTTGAAAAGGTAGAACTCTGATACCTGATTTCGTGTGACTCCAATGTAGCTTGGCTTAAAGTCAATCATGCTATCAATGATTTGGCAGAAAAAATTTCCTGATAACTCAAAAAGTCTTATGTAGCATGATGTTGCTTCACTTTTAGAGGTATGTTAGTACACTTTGTTGTTTACACATTTCACGTAtgaatgattatattttaattagcttgttttcttacaaaaataatattctaaaaagAAAGAGTAAGAATAGCATTGCTCCTCTTGTATAATCAACTGTATTAGGCATCGCTATGCTCCTAAAAATAGAAGTATTTTTTGTATGTATCCTTTTTTGAAAGTAATCATGTTTGAATGGTTAAACACtaaataaagatatttctctTAATAGGGATTTGAACCTTAGTTCCATCATCTAAaaagaatagtaaaaaaaaaattctttttacatATTATTGAACAACAAAAGTATATTTGAGACATGTTGTGACATCCGTTATATATAAAAGCTCTTCCATATCCTCCTCCTCTTTTTCTTATaggaaaattatttgtttagtcttccaatattttttctttactgTGAATCTTGTTTAATTAGAAATGGTTTTTATCATCTACAAGCCTACAACAATTGAGTTGTTGAGGTTTCATTATCACCAACAAAACAGACTCCTACTATaataaaaagagaaggaaaaaaaaaaaaaaagcagcacACAAGATGTTTACACTATAGGAAAATTGCGACTCTTGCATTTGATTATAGACTTGTAATGACAATATATGAAAATTCCATGACCAAACTTTTCACAAAACAATGGGGAGCTTCTCTCTCTGCCTTCTATTTTGTCTTCACATTCCTACCACCACCTATGTATCTGCAAATTGCCAAACTTTGGGGGCACAAATATAGAGTTTTTACTGTGcaaaaaacaagagagataGATATCTTTGTGAATCTGTCCCGATAAGTCACCGCCTCCTCTGGTGGGAATAATTTCTGTCTGTCTCCCTAACAGATTATGTGGATTTCTGAAGCTTCCCCATCAcaacattcttgaaattaatGACTTCTTGAACCTGTGAGCAAGACCTCTGCATTCTAACCCCACTCAAACTATTCCTAGACTCCATCATTTCATTGAGGGAAATCCTCTTCCTTGGACCAGGTTCTGGCCGTTGCTTTGGAGCACTATGAGACCTCAATTTGGCCTTAAAAGACTGAGTACTAGTCATGTAGTTTGGAAAATTCCCATACTGCCTTAGGAACAAGTAGTTATCAGTGCACACACTCTTTGGTGTCAATGGTGCAACTGAGCCACAGGTACAAGAATTTGTGAAGCGCGGAGTGCTATGTGCTGTAGAGAATCTGCACTCTTCTCCTGTTAACCCCCATTCAGAGTCCTGAATATTCCTTTGGTCTGGTATGGACAAACGTGTAGGGGTTCTGTACGGAACTGGTAAGGGAGAAGAAAGTGCTTCTAGTGATGGTTCATCACCAAAATCTGAAATTGCCCTTCTAGACCTTGACTTAGGCCTGAAAGTGTCCACTTCCACTATTTTGGGGCTCCCATCAACACTGTTGTTAATTGTAGCATCAAAAGAAGATGATACCCTTCTACTGTGGATTGGAACTGCACACTCACTCTTAGTGTCATCAAACCTCTCCTGAAAATATTTCAACACAACAACTAGCTTAGAATATATAAGTACCATAGTTCATATAATGAGAAATGTAGCTACAATTCAAGATCTCTGCCAATACCATGGATCTTCTTGCTCTATTATGAGGTTTATATGCTTCATTCTTTGTGGTCATGGGCCTGAGAGATTTGTGGGACCGCATTCTAGCTTGAGCTCTAACAAGAGCCTGCATACTATGCAGGGTTGCTGTTGCTAGCTTCCTCACTAAATACCCTCTGACAAGTGCCTGCAATTTCACCAATCCTTTTAATGCCCTTAGTGCCTTCCTTGCCTGTTCAAAACACTtgtcatcaattttaaaattccacACTCCACAGTGAAcaccaaaaaaacaaatagaGAGCAACATTATGAATCAAATAAACCCTCTAACTATTGAAGCCAAAAAAGGCTATACTTTTTGGGCATAAATAAACAAAGTTGGAATACAAACTCACCAGGAATCCTCTAAACACTGTTTGAATCTTGATGGCAGCCCACATCTCAGGTCCAACACCAAACATGGTGCGACCCCTTCCTTGGCTGGTGAGCCTAACAACCGCCACCGCAGCCTGTGCTGCTGCCACGGCAGCATCAGCAGCTGCCGCCGTGGCAGCAGCAACTGCGATGGCGTGCTTGTTTTGCTCCTTCTCTGTGCAGAATGATTGTAACCAAGCAGCCTCAGCTTGAGAAAGGTTGGGGGGTATAGTCCCTGAATTGTGACACAAAACTGTTGAATTACTAGTACTCTCAGAACAACACAATTCCATACTTTTAGCCTCTCCACACCTGAAGTttagtttcttctctttctctcttcttatTCCAAACAAACTCTTCACCCACCTAGTGGCTCTCCCCATTGCCTCACTGAAAGAAATAGAGCAACAACCTACAAATATGGTGAAACGTGGGGGGTTAAAGTATGCATTTTTGTTGGAGACCCtccaaaataataagaaatgacATAAGAAGAAAAGTAACAGTGTCAATGTGAATGGGGCATATACTTACTAAGTTACTATGTAATTTTATTGGCCTAATTCATATAGAGGGTGTGAAAGGAGACAAAACAAGAGAAATGAAACCGAAGAAAGACTCTGTCAAGCCCTCGTGAAAATCTGCGTTCATGACAAAAAACGAGCCAATGGAACATGCAGGGAGGAACAAAGAAAGTTCATGGAATTTAATAATGAATACTATGAGTTAACTTAGTAGGTTGATTTCATCtaaatgatatataataatataaagtaaGAAAATGCCACAGTTAACAAT contains:
- the IQD1 gene encoding protein IQ-DOMAIN 14, with the protein product MGRATRWVKSLFGIRREKEKKLNFRCGEAKSMELCCSESTSNSTVLCHNSGTIPPNLSQAEAAWLQSFCTEKEQNKHAIAVAAATAAAADAAVAAAQAAVAVVRLTSQGRGRTMFGVGPEMWAAIKIQTVFRGFLARKALRALKGLVKLQALVRGYLVRKLATATLHSMQALVRAQARMRSHKSLRPMTTKNEAYKPHNRARRSMERFDDTKSECAVPIHSRRVSSSFDATINNSVDGSPKIVEVDTFRPKSRSRRAISDFGDEPSLEALSSPLPVPYRTPTRLSIPDQRNIQDSEWGLTGEECRFSTAHSTPRFTNSCTCGSVAPLTPKSVCTDNYLFLRQYGNFPNYMTSTQSFKAKLRSHSAPKQRPEPGPRKRISLNEMMESRNSLSGVRMQRSCSQVQEVINFKNVVMGKLQKST